CCATCCTAAAATGGACGGAACAGAGCAAGGGCTAATTGCCCTTGCTCTGCTTAGCCATCTGCTCTTCGGCACGCTTGATGGCTTGCCGAACCAGCAGACCAGCCTGTCTGGTGGTTATTTCCCCCCAATCTCCGTTCTTCACGCGATCGAGAAACCCAAGTTCGTC
The DNA window shown above is from Bacillota bacterium and carries:
- a CDS encoding small, acid-soluble spore protein, alpha/beta type, producing MSERLKYELADELGFLDRVKNGDWGEITTRQAGLLVRQAIKRAEEQMAKQSKGN